In Hwangdonia lutea, a single window of DNA contains:
- a CDS encoding RagB/SusD family nutrient uptake outer membrane protein, which translates to MKNIKNSIVLTMILSIFVGCSDVVEFDPHDEYQVTEADYLQTESDYRTMAVSCYTPTQWLNQMVVIGDIASDNAVAGGENASDVLSLQNIDDYDYQLLANNSTLQDLWLSAYEGINRTNYLISYKDVNLLGNTVNFEGKEALFGEVRFLRAYYYFNLVRMFGDVVLFTDRKLGITDFGTLQRSPKAEVYAQIETDLTNAISVLPTSASQQGRITKYAAQALLGKVYLYQEKFDLAAPMLENVVNGPFSLVPNFDDIFLFEGENGPESIYEVQYSNGSPYYNWGGQTRGQGNYAVQQCGVRGLSGSADMPYNAGWSTNLPTQDLAAAYEDGDQRKDATVFDVAAYAADNPSLNVTFQVAPFKNTDLYNKKYLPRKGQTSGQIELNYENNQRIIRFADVLLMAAEANLRASNGSAAKAQTYLDMVRDRAFGDTNHRVTATVQAIWDERRLELAMEGDRFFDLVRTGQAATVLGSGYSTATKGLFPIPQREIDLSGLTQNDGY; encoded by the coding sequence ATGAAAAATATAAAAAACAGTATAGTATTAACCATGATACTTTCAATCTTTGTTGGTTGTTCAGATGTTGTTGAATTCGACCCGCACGATGAGTATCAAGTTACCGAGGCTGATTATCTGCAAACAGAATCAGACTACCGGACTATGGCAGTGAGCTGTTATACACCAACACAATGGTTAAATCAAATGGTGGTTATTGGCGATATTGCATCAGATAATGCCGTTGCAGGTGGCGAAAACGCTTCTGATGTATTATCGTTGCAAAATATTGATGATTACGATTATCAGCTTTTAGCAAACAATTCAACACTTCAAGATTTATGGCTATCGGCTTACGAAGGAATCAATAGAACCAATTATTTAATAAGTTACAAAGATGTTAATCTATTGGGTAACACCGTAAATTTTGAAGGTAAGGAAGCACTTTTTGGCGAAGTTCGTTTTTTAAGAGCTTATTATTATTTCAATTTGGTTAGAATGTTTGGTGATGTGGTGTTGTTTACCGATCGTAAATTAGGCATCACAGATTTTGGAACATTACAAAGATCGCCTAAAGCAGAGGTATACGCACAAATAGAAACCGATTTAACAAATGCTATTAGTGTTTTGCCAACATCGGCTTCGCAGCAAGGGCGTATAACAAAATATGCCGCTCAAGCTTTATTGGGTAAAGTGTATTTGTATCAGGAAAAATTTGACTTAGCGGCACCTATGCTCGAAAATGTGGTAAATGGTCCATTTAGCTTAGTGCCTAATTTTGATGATATCTTTTTATTTGAAGGTGAAAATGGCCCAGAATCAATTTACGAAGTACAATACTCAAACGGTTCACCGTATTATAACTGGGGTGGGCAAACAAGAGGTCAAGGTAATTATGCTGTACAGCAATGTGGTGTAAGAGGTTTAAGTGGTTCTGCAGATATGCCATACAATGCCGGTTGGAGTACAAATTTACCAACACAGGATTTAGCAGCTGCTTATGAAGATGGCGACCAAAGAAAAGACGCTACTGTTTTTGATGTTGCTGCTTATGCCGCAGATAACCCAAGTCTTAATGTTACTTTTCAAGTGGCACCTTTTAAAAATACCGATTTGTATAATAAAAAGTATTTACCAAGAAAAGGACAAACTAGCGGACAAATAGAATTGAATTACGAAAACAATCAACGTATTATCCGTTTTGCAGACGTGTTATTAATGGCAGCAGAAGCTAATTTAAGAGCGTCAAATGGTAGTGCTGCTAAAGCACAAACCTATTTGGATATGGTAAGAGATAGAGCTTTTGGCGATACAAACCATAGAGTTACTGCAACCGTGCAAGCTATATGGGATGAAAGACGATTGGAGTTGGCTATGGAAGGCGATCGTTTTTTCGATTTAGTGAGAACAGGTCAAGCAGCTACAGTTTTAGGAAGCGGTTATAGCACAGCTACAAAAGGATTGTTCCCTATACCTCAAAGAGAAATTGATCTTTCAGGATTAACACAAAATGACGGCTATTAA
- a CDS encoding family 16 glycosylhydrolase, with protein MKNIKYYIGMFLALAFVFTSCQDDDISMGELIAPSNVTISAEVIGVDASNPNGDGSGFVDFSATADNEISYHYDFGDGKSEISSTGKITHRYTTTGVNTYTVVVSAIGAGGVKSSTSLEVEVFSSFSDLEAVDMMAGKVIGGTKTWYWASNLPTHVGLGPVEDDYGGGEFAWEAWWNSIGPWDEEKSCMYTNEFVFTRLEEGLTFEQTVGPAFIPGTYAGDLGVAGDTCHDETVATTMFGVKNVSFAPSSSKAALEGSYNEAPYRGTSFEIADGGFMGWFVGAHTYDIISITDDFLIVRIIQTGNGFAWYHKFTSVKPEEGAVEEFESQYNTLVWSDEFDTDGTPDPANWTYDTGAGGWGNQEVQTYTTNAENVTVSGGSLIITAKADGSGGYTSARVKSQGLQAFTYGRVEFRAKLPSSQGTWPALWMLGESFSTVGWPRCGEIDVMEQTGWDKGTTLGTLHWFDTGTNGNASYGETTSIGDASSEFHLYSLEWTEDKLTVMLDNVAFFQMDNNAGLPFNDDFFFIMNIAMGGTLGGDIDPAFTQDTMEIDYVRVYQ; from the coding sequence ATGAAAAACATAAAATATTATATCGGAATGTTTCTGGCACTAGCTTTTGTATTTACTAGTTGTCAAGATGATGATATCTCAATGGGCGAATTAATTGCCCCGTCTAATGTAACCATTTCTGCAGAAGTTATTGGAGTAGATGCAAGTAACCCAAATGGGGATGGCTCTGGATTTGTAGATTTTTCTGCAACGGCAGACAATGAAATAAGTTACCATTATGATTTTGGTGATGGTAAATCCGAAATATCTTCTACAGGAAAAATAACCCATAGATATACAACCACGGGAGTGAATACGTATACGGTTGTTGTTAGTGCCATTGGCGCAGGAGGAGTTAAATCGAGTACTTCTTTGGAAGTTGAGGTGTTTAGTTCATTCTCCGACCTTGAAGCTGTTGATATGATGGCTGGAAAAGTAATTGGAGGCACTAAAACATGGTATTGGGCTTCTAATTTACCCACTCATGTTGGTTTAGGTCCTGTTGAAGATGACTATGGAGGAGGTGAGTTTGCTTGGGAAGCGTGGTGGAATTCCATTGGACCTTGGGACGAAGAAAAATCATGTATGTACACAAACGAATTTGTATTTACACGATTAGAAGAAGGCTTAACATTCGAGCAAACCGTTGGTCCTGCATTTATACCAGGAACTTATGCTGGTGATTTAGGTGTTGCTGGCGATACCTGCCATGATGAAACCGTAGCGACAACCATGTTTGGTGTTAAAAATGTATCCTTTGCACCGTCTTCATCAAAAGCGGCCCTTGAAGGATCGTATAACGAAGCGCCTTACAGAGGGACTAGTTTTGAAATTGCCGATGGCGGATTTATGGGATGGTTTGTTGGAGCACATACTTATGATATTATTTCAATTACCGATGATTTTTTAATTGTTAGAATTATTCAAACCGGTAACGGATTTGCATGGTATCATAAATTCACCTCTGTAAAACCAGAAGAAGGCGCGGTAGAGGAATTTGAATCTCAGTACAACACACTGGTTTGGTCTGATGAGTTTGATACAGACGGTACTCCCGATCCGGCAAACTGGACCTACGATACCGGCGCTGGTGGCTGGGGGAACCAAGAAGTACAAACATACACTACCAATGCAGAAAATGTAACGGTTAGCGGTGGTTCTCTTATTATAACAGCAAAAGCCGATGGAAGCGGAGGTTATACCTCAGCAAGAGTAAAATCTCAAGGTTTACAAGCGTTTACTTACGGAAGAGTTGAGTTTAGAGCCAAATTACCAAGCTCTCAAGGAACTTGGCCTGCATTGTGGATGTTGGGCGAAAGCTTTTCTACCGTTGGTTGGCCAAGGTGTGGAGAGATTGATGTGATGGAGCAAACAGGTTGGGACAAAGGAACAACTTTAGGCACATTGCACTGGTTCGATACAGGAACAAACGGCAACGCGTCTTATGGCGAAACAACATCGATAGGCGATGCGTCTTCAGAGTTTCATTTATATTCTTTAGAATGGACCGAAGACAAGTTAACCGTGATGCTTGATAATGTTGCCTTTTTCCAAATGGATAACAACGCTGGTTTACCGTTTAACGACGATTTCTTTTTTATCATGAACATTGCCATGGGTGGCACCTTAGGTGGTGATATCGACCCAGCATTTACTCAAGATACCATGGAAATTGATTATGTGAGAGTTTATCAATAA
- a CDS encoding glycosyl hydrolase family 17 protein, translating into MTTTLRNTLILSILIVMAGCGNKQKKEENNVATEKQITAKDILGNPDYLAISYGGYRQTSRDIQPTIEELKDDMKILAAMGVKILRTYNVQLQQAPNLLKAIRQLKNEDSSFEMYVMLGAWIDCKNAWTDQAPDHNVESEQNAGEIDRAVALAKAYPDIVKVIAVGNEAMVHWATSYYVQPSVILKWVNHLQDLKQKGELPKDLWITSSDDFASWGGGDTIYHTPDLEKLIKAVDYISMHTYPYHNSHYNPEFWKVPENEQNLTDLKKTDAAMLRAFEFAKKQYNDVYKYVKSIDASKPIHIGETGWATVSNGHYGKDGSRATDEYKSGRYYELMRTWTNKENISCFYFEAFDEPWKDARNPLGSENHFGLFKVDGQAKYALWDLVDKGVFEGLTRNGNPITKTYDGDKDALMKDVLVPPIKE; encoded by the coding sequence ATGACAACAACGCTAAGAAATACATTGATTTTGTCCATTTTAATTGTAATGGCTGGCTGTGGAAATAAGCAAAAAAAAGAAGAAAACAACGTGGCAACAGAAAAACAGATAACAGCAAAAGATATTTTAGGGAATCCTGATTATTTGGCTATTTCTTATGGAGGTTACAGGCAAACGTCGCGGGATATTCAGCCCACGATTGAAGAGCTTAAAGACGATATGAAGATTCTTGCCGCTATGGGTGTAAAAATATTGCGCACCTATAACGTGCAGTTGCAGCAGGCTCCAAACTTGCTAAAAGCTATTAGGCAACTGAAAAACGAAGATTCAAGCTTTGAAATGTATGTTATGCTTGGCGCGTGGATAGATTGTAAAAACGCCTGGACAGACCAAGCCCCAGACCATAATGTGGAAAGCGAGCAAAATGCAGGCGAGATAGATAGGGCGGTAGCATTGGCAAAAGCCTATCCGGATATTGTAAAGGTTATTGCCGTGGGCAACGAAGCCATGGTGCATTGGGCAACCAGTTATTACGTGCAGCCAAGCGTCATTTTAAAATGGGTGAATCATTTACAGGATTTAAAGCAAAAAGGAGAACTTCCTAAAGATTTATGGATTACAAGTTCAGATGATTTTGCCTCTTGGGGCGGTGGCGATACGATTTACCATACACCAGATTTAGAAAAGCTGATTAAGGCCGTAGATTATATTTCTATGCATACCTATCCGTATCATAATTCACACTATAATCCAGAGTTTTGGAAAGTGCCGGAAAATGAGCAAAATTTAACGGATTTAAAAAAGACAGATGCAGCGATGTTGCGGGCTTTTGAGTTTGCAAAAAAGCAATACAATGATGTTTACAAATACGTGAAAAGCATTGATGCATCAAAACCAATTCATATTGGCGAAACAGGATGGGCAACGGTTTCAAATGGGCATTACGGTAAAGATGGGTCTCGTGCTACAGATGAATACAAATCAGGACGCTATTATGAGTTAATGAGGACTTGGACAAACAAAGAAAATATCTCTTGTTTTTACTTTGAAGCTTTTGATGAACCGTGGAAAGATGCCAGAAACCCGTTAGGTTCAGAAAATCATTTCGGACTTTTCAAGGTCGATGGTCAAGCTAAATACGCGCTTTGGGATTTGGTTGATAAGGGTGTTTTTGAAGGTTTAACCAGAAATGGAAACCCTATAACAAAAACCTATGATGGCGATAAAGATGCTTTAATGAAAGACGTTTTGGTGCCGCCAATAAAAGAATAA
- a CDS encoding glycoside hydrolase family 2 TIM barrel-domain containing protein, translating into MKNYIVLFVMLFAFASCKNEAQNPVVSVSERQILVNGSPYLIKGICYHPVPKGGDKRDFSTLAQDLDLMVEAGINTIRIYAPIDDKAVLDDIHAAGIKIILGFGYNQKGKFDILSGTYIDYVNKYKNHPSILMWELGNEYNYHPEWFRGDIKNWYIAMNDAADRIHKNDSKHPVTTAHGELPDALALSMSPNIDVWGMNVYRWDDPSTIFSQWEAVSDKPMYLSEAGSDSYMTISKAGFEKGINEKAQAAANKNILDKIFENQDVCSGVTMFSFTDGWWKAGNPDKQDIGGWAPNSSGVPYDGAPNEEFWGIVDIERNKKETFSVVKNKYNQLKN; encoded by the coding sequence ATGAAAAACTATATCGTACTATTTGTAATGCTTTTTGCTTTTGCATCGTGTAAAAACGAAGCGCAAAACCCTGTGGTTTCGGTGAGCGAGCGTCAAATTCTTGTAAACGGTTCACCCTATCTTATAAAAGGAATTTGCTATCATCCTGTTCCAAAAGGAGGCGATAAAAGGGATTTTAGCACCTTAGCCCAAGATTTAGACTTAATGGTCGAGGCGGGCATTAATACCATTCGCATTTATGCGCCTATTGACGATAAAGCCGTTTTAGATGACATTCATGCTGCCGGAATTAAAATAATTTTGGGTTTTGGGTACAACCAAAAAGGAAAGTTCGATATACTTTCAGGAACTTATATCGATTATGTAAATAAGTATAAAAATCACCCGTCCATTTTAATGTGGGAATTGGGTAACGAATACAATTACCATCCGGAGTGGTTCAGAGGCGATATTAAAAATTGGTATATAGCCATGAATGATGCCGCAGACCGTATCCATAAAAACGACAGCAAACATCCCGTAACAACGGCTCACGGCGAGCTGCCCGATGCATTGGCATTGTCAATGAGTCCAAATATCGATGTTTGGGGCATGAATGTGTACCGATGGGACGATCCGTCAACCATTTTTTCGCAGTGGGAAGCTGTTAGCGATAAACCCATGTATTTATCCGAAGCTGGAAGCGATAGCTATATGACGATTTCTAAGGCAGGATTCGAGAAAGGCATTAATGAAAAAGCACAGGCAGCGGCCAACAAAAACATTTTAGATAAAATTTTTGAAAACCAAGACGTTTGCTCGGGTGTTACCATGTTTTCGTTTACCGATGGCTGGTGGAAAGCAGGAAATCCCGATAAGCAAGACATTGGTGGTTGGGCGCCCAACAGTAGCGGCGTACCTTATGATGGAGCACCAAACGAAGAGTTTTGGGGTATTGTGGATATCGAAAGAAACAAAAAAGAAACATTTAGTGTTGTAAAAAATAAATATAATCAGTTAAAAAACTAA